Proteins from a genomic interval of Yarrowia lipolytica chromosome 1E, complete sequence:
- a CDS encoding uncharacterized protein (Compare to YALI0E29469g, weakly similar to DEHA0A03817g Debaryomyces hansenii IPF 10715.1, similar to Saccharomyces cerevisiae YPL183W-A; ancestral locus Anc_6.178) produces the protein MFNVLRSISRVPAMITLQRPSLFQTAGQVSRPAVNAAAAITVRGMKTKSAVRKRCPDCYIVTRKGRVFNYCKTHPRHKQRQG, from the exons ATGTTCAACGTCCTTCGATCCATTAGCCGAGTTCCGGCCATGATTACTCTTCAGCGACCCTCCCTGTTCCAGACCGCTGGCCAGGTGTCTCGACCGGCCGTGAATGCCGCTGCCGCCATCACCGTCCGAGGAATGAAGACCAAGTCTGCCGTGCGAAAGCGATGCCCCGACTGCTAC ATTGTCACTCGAAAGGGTCGAGTTTTCAACTACTGCAAGACCCACCCTCGACACAAGCAGCGACAGGGTTAA
- a CDS encoding uncharacterized protein (Compare to YALI0E29491g, similar to CAGL0G03289g Candida glabrata IPF 3625.1), protein MATSLSPSPSRTLSENKFKGKVCEADREKLKKAINETIEFLDATQSSASEEYSDKQKELESFSNPILMKFYGVSGGFPVAGEGAAHCGGKCPTVVEVD, encoded by the coding sequence ATGGCCACAAGtctttctccttctccctcAAGAACACTCTCCGAGAACAAGTTCAAGGGGAAGGTCTGTGAAGCGGACCgagagaagctcaagaaggctaTTAACGAGACCATCGAATTCTTAGATGCTACACAATCCAGTGCCAGTGAAGAATACTCCGAtaagcagaaggagcttgAGAGTTTTTCCAACCCTATCTTGATGAAGTTTTACggagtctctggaggttTCCCTGTCGCAGGTGAGGGTGCTGCCCATTGCGGCGGCAAGTGCCCTACCGTGGTGGAGGTTGACTAA
- a CDS encoding uncharacterized protein (Truncated form of YALI0E29506g, similar to Saccharomyces cerevisiae UTP10 (YJL109C); ancestral locus Anc_1.253, similar to uniprot|P42945 Saccharomyces cerevisiae YJL109c weak similarity to ATPase DRS2P), translated as MLSPAVKALEWLVRRFHVNQMNAEQLLLCVLPYYDQDIYLRVADVIIKLPPLFVFLNKSKSAAQNPPRNLLIRAFSADMRLFELITEYIVGQTTTKTSYQRQLSFWSQFAIYGLVADKADPERMLEIYLPALAKLVVTIDTDCQIAAYMVLTVLGNKMPLNKEVFNALVETIAANWTQKAIKSGILCITQMYQQKQEPEVLPTSVMTALNKAGFQPSDVVALSQKYKMALFTLGYCMALLRNPDAANFKGLEEIISNTQFGSNESTFLMRYIVDWALAKETNTSVAALAAPVIAKWVTRGETVPELDQLELKLQTVFTEAAVEEMEVEEIQEDVDVESLVEQAKKAASQTTTYFSTKTSENYAELSKIFVQLIERGYTMDKFVSMFSSDIASLTFFARIWASPSPLLARLAAVEAAKTIITAAGEADFQNLIPYTCIALSDASQRVRKAAASFAEVLKSKQNKKPIWGVEKIYTNDCSYLGSGDVTVLLNALSLEECILDESFVIRQVSDMISKKKGYKSAFSTAVLAYLGSHAVSQEIIAIRTSLLTLVTSSEEPIVPTTKVVEPLYINPPNDLAYITELIRTVTDKTGIKFLESLIKNDSPIYDEVCDIVTQRLVKLWPTLKGDAHLGLFRFFVDLSLDKDVPFDSLDVLAHVDVPTKVFISLLDDCKVEQNTTSMDAPSDESTKRRRRSSSSTVRNLLQGKLHHIAERNLRKVSLVLELLVASKTTDDALLGPLFTQLGEILTLGTDSNLPIDYCQSLLADVLLNIIRANQHDGASIDRDIRVDIVVSAIRTASNAQIQNKYLLLVAELATVAPTLVLHSVMPIFTFMGANTLRQDDDFSVHVIEQTVARIVPCLAGNTDKVDMLLVSFVTAFPHIPQHRRVKLFGELVRALDASGTKDALATLLFLFAQKSAELKTARKTSEVSAIAKFCDSLFKLFDASKQLAVVLPYVTLVQELYAIIATDPKTKEKEKKTRRQIFLQVDKELEVSPIDFLVVLLESRILPLQAGLVQSPEALKIAENVLTVLIESQYPELLNVILSLLPLPLFVTVAGRLGSSVYKTVLARFSSGSIEEEDTKASDTLLESLHSLLKSTTDTGDLVLLLQIVETVASGFPKCSDALLVTCAGEAVAQLKNSDDDVFIQAVSVLSSLCLRLGARMIGLFPATISSVLARDSSDNLIALSVLALFATFIKRLPSFMVSSLPKIFEFALKCPADTDTRKQLFVVCVETMDSRVVLQTLCDSWKFVEGFENARLFADTLDLAVAEADKKQIHSKADSLITLCLEAFDSSLKLEANTAARVQNLFIKCLIAIVLKLNDKTFRPLFVKIVDWNTPERSTLLFKIVCRLQENLKSIVTSYYGYIIDLALEILNKASAITPALQRNILSSLYSSFRFDREEFWNNEERFTKISDALGAQFPYLTKVAPENSKLLIKAVVALCELASEDQKKQLNDMMIKLLRQAPLYGSRCFAALFNNVGEEFLPFLPQLVPQIAELLESEDEKVESAVRAELIPAVEEVLGESLDRYLA; from the coding sequence ATGCTCTCCCCTGCCGTCAAGGCCTTGGAATGGCTCGTCCGACGTTTCCATGTCAACCAGATGAACGCtgagcagcttctcctgtGTGTCCTCCCCTATTACGACCAGGACATTTACCTGCGGGTCGCCGATGTCATCATCAAGCTCCCTCCCCTGTTTGTTTTCCTTAACAAGAGCAAGTCTGCTGCCCAGAACCCCCCTCGAAACCTGTTGATCCGAGCCTTCAGTGCTGATATGCGTCTGTTTGAACTCATCACCGAGTATATCGTTGGTCAGACTACCACAAAGACCTCATACCAGCGACAGCTGTCTTTCTGGTCGCAGTTTGCCATCTACGGCCTGGTCGCCGACAAGGCTGACCCCGAGCGAATGCTGGAGATCTACCTGCCGgctctggccaagctcGTTGTCACCATCGATACCGACTGCCAGATTGCTGCCTACATGGTTCTGACTGTTCTTGGTAACAAAATGCctctcaacaaggaggtATTCAACGCTCTCGTTGAGACCATCGCTGCAAACTGGACCCAGAAGGCCATCAAGAGCGGTATTCTTTGCATCACCCAGATGTACCAACAAAAGCAGGAGCCCGAGGTGCTGCCCACTAGCGTCATGACCGCTCTCAACAAGGCCGGTTTTCAGCCTTCAGATGTTGTCGCCCTATCTCAGAAGTACAAGATGGCTCTTTTCACCCTCGGATACTGCATGGCTCTGCTCCGGAACCCCGACGCTGCCAATTTCAAGGGTCTTGAAGAGATCATTTCCAACACCCAGTTTGGCTCTAACGAGTCCACCTTCCTTATGCGTTACATTGTTGACTGGGCCCTTGCAAAGGAGACCAACACgtctgttgctgctctGGCTGCTCCCGTCATCGCCAAGTGGGTTACCCGAGGTGAGACTGTGCCTGAACTCGACCAGCTCGAGCTCAAGCTCCAGACTGTCTTTACTGAGGCTGCCgtcgaggagatggaggtcgaggagatccaggaggaTGTTGATGTCGAGTCTCTCGTTGAGCAGGCCAAGAAAGCCGCTTCTCAGACCACCACCTACTTCTCAACCAAGACCTCCGAGAATTACGCGGAACTTTCCAAGATTTTTGTTCAGCTCATCGAGCGAGGATACACTATGGACAAGTTTGTCAGCATGTTCTCCTCTGACATTGCTTCCCTAACCTTCTTTGCTCGAATTTGGGCTTCTCCCTCACCTCTTTTGGCGCGTCTTGCTGCCGTGGAGGCCGCTAAGACTATTATTACTGCCGCTGGCGAGGCCGACTTCCAAAACCTCATCCCTTACACATGCATTGCTCTTTCTGACGCATCCCAGCGAGTCCGAAAGGCCGCTGCTAGCTTCGCCGAAGtgctcaagtccaagcAGAACAAGAAACCCATCTGGGGAGTGGAGAAGATTTACACCAACGACTGCTCTTACCTCGGTTCTGGTGACGTTACCGTCCTTCTTAACGCTCTGTCTCTCGAGGAGTGTATTCTGGACGAGTCCTTTGTTATCCGACAGGTCTCTGATATGATCTCTAAGAAGAAGGGTTACAAGAGCGCCTTCTCAACCGCGGTTCTTGCCTACCTCGGCTCGCACGCGGTATCTCAGGAGATTATCGCCATTAGAACATCTCTTCTTACTCTGGTCACTTCTTCCGAGGAGCCCATTGTGCCTACCACGAAGGTTGTTGAGCCTCTGTACATCAACCCTCCCAACGATCTGGCGTACATTACTGAGTTAATCCGAACTGTCACCGACAAGACCGGAATCAAGTTCCTTGAGTCCCTTATCAAGAACGACTCCCCTATCTACGATGAAGTATGTGATATTGTCACCCAGCGACTAGTCAAGCTGTGGCCCACCCTCAAGGGAGATGCTCACCTGGGCCTGTTCCGATTCTTTGTTGATCTTTCCCTTGACAAGGACGTTCCCTTTGACTCTCTTGATGTTCTCGCTCACGTTGATGTCCCTACCAAGGTCTTCATCTCTCTGCTGGATGACTGCAAGGTCGAGCAAAACACAACCTCCATGGATGCTCCTTCTGACGAGTCTACTAAACGACGGAGACGATCTTCTTCGTCCACCGTTCGAAACCTGCTACAGGGCAAGCTCCACCATATTGCTGAGCGAAACTTGCGAAAGGTTTctctggttctggagctgcttgtTGCATCCAAGACCACTGACGACGCTCTTCTAGGCCCTTTGTTCACTCAGCTTGGCGAGATTCTGACTCTCGGAACCGACTCCAACCTGCCTATTGACTACTGCCAGTCTCTGCTTGCTGATGTTCTTCTCAACATCATTCGAGCCAACCAACACGATGGAGCCAGCATTGATCGAGATATCCGAGTCGACATTGTTGTTTCTGCTATTCGAACCGCCTCTAACGCCCAGATCCAGAACAAGTacctgctccttgttgctgaGCTTGCTACTGTGGCCCCAACTCTGGTTTTGCACTCTGTCATGCCCATTTTCACCTTTATGGGCGCCAACACTCTCCGACAGGACGACGACTTTTCCGTCCATGTCATCGAACAGACTGTGGCGCGAATAGTGCCCTGTCTAGCTGGAAACACTGACAAGGTTGACATGCTTCTGGTCTCTTTCGTCACCGCCTTCCCCCACATTCCTCAGCACCGACGAGTCAAGCTGTTTGGCGAGCTTGTCCGAGCCTTGGATGCCTCCGGAACCAAGGACGCCCTTGCCACTTTGCTATTCCTGTTTGCCCAGAAGTCTGCTGAGCTTAAGACTGCACGTAAGACTTCCGAAGTTTCTGCTATCGCCAAGTTCTGCGACTCTCTGTTCAAGCTCTTCGATGCTTCCAAGCAGCTTGCTGTCGTTCTTCCCTATGTCACTCTGGTCCAGGAGCTGTACGCCATCATTGCTACGGaccccaagaccaaggagaaggaaaagaagactCGACGACAGATTTTCTTGCAGgtcgacaaggagctcgaggtTTCTCCTATCGACTTCCTGGTTGTTCTGCTCGAGTCCCGAATTCTGCCTCTCCAGGCCGGTCTTGTCCAGAGCCCCGAGGCCCTCAAGATTGCCGAGAACGTGCTCACCGTGCTCATTGAGAGCCAGTACCCTGAGTTGCTCAACGTTATCCTGTCtctgctgcctctgccCCTCTTCGTCACTGTTGCTGGCCGACTTGGCTCTTCTGTCTACAAGACTGTCCTGGCCCGATTCTCCTCAGGTTCtattgaggaggaagatACCAAGGCTTCCGACACTCTTCTCGAGTCTCTGCACAGTCTGCTGAAGTCCACCACCGATACTGGCGATcttgttctgctgctccagatCGTGGAAACTGTGGCCTCTGGCTTCCCTAAGTGCTCTGATGCCCTTCTTGTCACCTGTGCTGGCGAAGCTGTAGCACAGCTCAAGAATTCTGACGACGATGTTTTCATCCAGGCCGTATCTGTCCTCTCTTCTCTGTGTCTCCGACTGGGTGCCCGAATGATTGGTCTGTTCCCTGCCACTATCTCGTCTGTTCTTGCTCGAGACTCTTCCGACAACCTCATTGCTCTGTCGGTTCTGGCTCTCTTTGCCACCTTCATCAAGCGACTGCCCTCTTTCATGGTCTCTTCTCTACCCAAGATCTTTGAATTTGCCCTCAAGTGTCCCGCTGATACCGATACCCGTAAGCAGCTctttgttgtttgtgtcgagACCATGGACTCTCGAGTTGTCCTCCAGACTCTGTGCGACTCCTGGAAGTTCGTTGAGGGCTTCGAGAATGCTCGTCTGTTTGCTGACACGCTTGATCTGGCGGTCGCCGAAGCTGACAAGAAGCAAATCCACTCCAAGGCCGACAGCCTTATCACTCTATGTCTGGAAGCTTTCGACTCCTCTCTGAAACTGGAGGCCAACACTGCCGCTCGTGTCCAGAATCTGTTCATCAAGTGCCTGATTGCCATTGTCCTCAAGCTCAATGACAAAACCTTCCGACCTCTGTTCGTCAAGATTGTCGACTGGAACACTCCCGAGCGATCCACTCTGCTGTTCAAGATTGTCTGCCGACTGCAGGAGAACCTCAAGTCTATTGTTACCTCCTACTACGGTTACATCATCgatctggctctggagattCTTAACAAGGCTTCTGCAATCACTCCTGCTCTCCAGCGAAACATTCTCTCTTCCCTTTACTCTTCTTTCCGATTTGACCGAGAAGAGTTCTGGAACAACGAGGAGCGTTTCACTAAGATTTCCGACGCTCTGGGTGCGCAATTCCCCTATCTCACCAAGGTTGCGCCCGAGAATTCCAAGCTTCTCATTAAGGCTGTTGTGGCTCTCTGCGAGCTGGCCTCTGaggaccagaagaagcagctcaaCGACATGATGATCAAGCTGTTACGCCAGGCTCCTCTTTATGGATCTCGATGTTTCGCTGCTCTGTTCAACAACGTTGGCGAGGAGTTCCTTCCCTTCCTGCCTCAGCTCGTACCCCAGATTGCCGAGCTCCTTGAAAGTGAAGATGAAAAGGTTGAGTCTGCTGTTCGTGCCGAACTCATTCCTGCCGTTGAGGAGGTTCTTGGCGAGTCTCTCGACCGATATCTTGCTTAA
- a CDS encoding uncharacterized protein (Compare to YALI0E29535g, weakly similar to wi|NCU04740.1 Neurospora crassa NCU04740.1 predicted protein (112622 - 113926)), which translates to MMHEQCDEAKSKRNLIPKQSTLQYITMTSTLSTTKNHLVILPPTTKPTIVSLTHPRTRNLARFVVDSSDPKHTKVYEITQINGSNAHFEGTPDPRSIILQVEGDKGSVIQDPSVFMTTPFSPLWLILPTLVRHKDKLMTLDDLHEASCHGVDRMDLITQDTFDKYIPDVCEVMDEGEKFYKLSNEKLLAHLKAIVASIKKSLPNDIYVRHVQNLLDSDASDEIKDLAKEHISMNMLGSNLPPDVTEILLKSVDFEPYNKHKAEYKAKRDAESAAQGPSGPPEKKRKKSAPAKEEKAPKNNKRLTAFFSVVPKK; encoded by the coding sequence ATGATGCATGAGCAATGTGATGAAGCGAAATCGAAGCGTAACCTGATACCAAAACAGTCTACGCTACAATACATAACCATGACCAGCACTCTGAGCACGACCAAGAACCACCTGGTGATTCTGCCACCaaccacaaaaccaacaatTGTGTCGTTGACACACCCTCGAACCAGAAACCTGGCTCGATTCGTCGTTGACTCCTCCGACCCCAAGCACACTAAGGTATACGAAATCACCCAGATCAACGGCTCCAATGCGCACTTCGAGGGCACACCTGATCCCCGAAGCATCATTTTACAAGTCGAGGGTGACAAGGGAAGTGTGATTCAGGATCCCTCGGTCTTCATGACCACTCCCTTCTCTCCACTATGGCTCATTCTACCCACTCTGGTGCGGCATAAGGACAAGCTGATGACTCTGGACGACCTGCACGAGGCATCGTGCCACGGTGTCGACAGGATGGACTTAATCACTCAGGACACGTTTGATAAGTACATCCCAGATGTGTGCGAGGTTATGGACGAGGGAGAGAAGTTCTACAAGCTGTCCAACGAGAAGTTGCTTGCTCACTTGAAGGCTATCGTCGCTAGCATCAAGAAGAGCCTGCCCAACGATATTTATGTGCGACATGTACAGAACTTGCTCGACTCAGACGCATCagacgagatcaaggatCTCGCCAAAGAGCACATCTCCATGAACATGCTGGGTTCCAACCTACCGCCAGATGTCACCGAGATTTTGCTGAAAAGCGTCGATTTCGAGCCCTACAACAAGCACAAGGCCGAGTATAAGGCCAAGAGAGATGCTGAATCGGCTGCACAGGGTCCTTCCGGTCCCCCTGAGAAGAAGCGGAAGAAATCTGCACCTgccaaggaagagaaggcACCGAAAAATAACAAGCGACTTACTGCTTTCTTCTCTGTGGTGCCTAAGAAGTAG
- a CDS encoding uncharacterized protein (Compare to YALI0E29557g, similar to Saccharomyces cerevisiae HOF1 (YMR032W); ancestral locus Anc_2.591, some similarities with uniprot|Q05080 Saccharomyces cerevisiae YMR032w HOF1 involved in cytokinesis), which translates to MSEHSFANNFWGKDDQGVHNVFLRMKNSKQTNEEVRLFYKERIAIEEEYSKRMLALSRKSLGAVETGSLQSCLETIRQDTEAMGKSHATAAQQLKSQLEEPLVAFNSSMRERRKTTQQTVEKLLKAKIMQNNNVEKAREKFELDCNKINGYYAQQNLLMGKELEKNNQKLDKTHMSVNATKRDYQTHLRNLADIIDRWNKEWKVACDKLQDIEEERINFLKSNLWGYTNIVSTVCVSDDECCENIRLALEKTDVNEDIMQFVRDNSTGAEIQDPPEFINFLNGHSHDNVENSFKVAQFPRIAGTGDESMDDMMNSSIGAAGSHVMDPDTSFGSLEQAIPDPKPAHHSPLHNIAQTARDVFSFKLGAPSSTAPAASEVGSSVYSEPDWAGSSVNEPSSVMEPSGRTEGRSWATPFRRRSKKDLNKGWNRSQSRDPAEERARTPNPRSRTPYDSNETHEALSVGANTFDLSPSKSPAPQRAAMASSPAPPSTMNSASSQNVKKLSRDDPLVAALEQLKLSVGSSSSVGSSVSSAPNTEPHSSKYGTLGSGQPISQRRVASRSAPSSPGRSFEPSYLNAPAPAFTARDMQQTSQQYAANMFGEGHSRDSGGATREPVHRKPVQRTPERGRAPRSDQPRPKSYYEGASAEQIQRQLYAEQGQRAHSPSIVGDNHYPRTVSPDPQLRSVSPNPAARPGSANPYSEPLHGRSQPNLYAASGQQRPQRSHTPNGRSYDLYGAQQQQQQQYHLHAQQQQQQQYQDSRPRSKSMGEPRVDPRMDPRFNPDPRMSSPRGAPQLPRVSSDGRPVISYSRAQYDYRAAIAEEVSFRKGEVMLVLRMQDDGWWEVEVYGRGQRTGLAPSNFLADI; encoded by the coding sequence ATGTCGGAACATTCGTTTGCCAACAACTTTTGGGGCAAGGATGACCAGGGAGTTCACAATGTTTTTCTTCGCATGAAGAACTCCAAACAAACCAATGAAGAAGTACGTCTATTCTACAAGGAGCGAATCGCCATTGAAGAGGAGTATTCTAAACGCATGCTGGCTCTGTCTCGAAAGAGCTTGGGAGCTGTCGAGACAGGCAGTCTCCAGTCTTGTCTTGAGACCATCAGACAGGACACTGAAGCCATGGGCAAATCTCACGCCACTGCTGCTCAGCAACTCAAGAgccagctggaggagcctcTGGTAGCcttcaacagcagcatgcGGGAGCGACGCAAGACAACGCAGCAGACGGTGGAGAAActgctcaaggccaagatcaTGCAAAACAACAACGTGGAGAAGGCCCGTGAGAAGTTTGAGTTGGACTGCAACAAAATTAATGGGTACTATGCCCAGCAAAACCTGCTGATGggcaaggagctggagaagaacaaTCAGAAACTCGACAAGACTCACATGAGTGTCAACGCCACCAAGCGGGACTACCAGACCCATCTTCGAAACCTCGCTGATATTATTGATCGATGGAACAAGGAATGGAAGGTGGCCTGTGACAAACTGCAGGatattgaggaggagagaatCAACTTTCTCAAAAGCAACCTGTGGGGATATACTAATATCGTCTCTACAGTGTGTGTCTCTGACGATGAGTGCTGTGAAAACATTCGTCTGGccttggagaagacagaCGTCAACGAGGATATTATGCAGTTTGTGAGAGATAACTCCACTGGTGCCGAAATTCAGGATCCCCCGGAGTTCATCAACTTCTTAAACGGACACTCTCATGATAATGTTGAGAACAGCTTCAAGGTGGCCCAGTTCCCTCGAATTGCTGGTACTGGAGACGAGTCTATGGACGATATGATGAACTCATCAAttggagcagctggttcACATGTTATGGATCCCGACACTTCGTTTGGATCTCTGGAACAGGCTATTCCTGATCCCAAGCCAGCTCATCATTCTCCTCTTCACAACATTGCTCAGACTGCCCGAGATGTCTTCTCGTTTAAGCTTGGGGCTCCATCTTCTACTGCGCCTGCCGCATCTGAGGTTGGCTCTTCTGTCTATTCTGAGCCTGACTGGGCTGGATCGTCAGTAAACGAGCCCTCTTCTGTCATGGAGCCCTCTGGCCGTACGGAAGGACGATCTTGGGCTACTCCTTTCCGAAGACGGTCCAAGAAGGATCTGAACAAGGGCTGGAACCGAAGCCAGTCTCGAGACCCTGCCGAGGAGCGTGCCCGAACTCCAAACCCTCGGTCTCGAACCCCTTACGACTCTAACGAGACTCATGAGGCTTTGTCTGTTGGAGCTAACACATTTGACTTGAGCCCTTCGAagtctcctgctcctcagcGAGCTGCCATGGCTTCATcgcctgctcctccatcCACGATGAATAGTGCCTCCTCTCAGAAtgtcaagaagctgtcCCGAGACGATCCTCTTGTTGCTGCCCTTGAACAGCTCAAATTGTCTGTGGGGTCGAGCTCCTCCGTGGGTTCTTCAGTGTCCTCCGCACCCAACACTGAGCCTCATAGCTCCAAGTACGGTACTCTTGGAAGTGGCCAGCCCATTTCTCAGCGACGGGTGGCTTCTCGATCAGCACCCTCATCTCCTGGCCGGTCTTTTGAGCCCTCCTACCTCAATGCTCCTGCCCCTGCATTCACAGCTCGAGACATGCAGCAGACTAGTCAGCAGTACGCTGCTAACATGTTTGGTGAGGGACACTCTCGggactctggaggagcaaCCCGTGAGCCTGTGCATCGCAAACCCGTCCAGCGAACGCCTGAGCGAGGACGAGCACCTCGATCTGACCAGCCCAGACCGAAGAGCTATTACGAGGGAGCTTCCGCCGAACAGATCCAGAGACAGCTCTATGCCGAACAGGGCCAGCGAGCTCATTCCCCCTCCATTGTGGGAGACAACCACTACCCTCGTACTGTTTCTCCCGATCCTCAGCTGAGAAGTGTCTCTCCCAACCCTGCTGCTCGACCTGGTAGTGCCAACCCTTATTCTGAACCTCTACATGGTCGATCTCAGCCAAACCTGTATGCCGCTTCAGGTCAACAGCGACCTCAGCGAAGCCACACACCTAACGGGCGATCCTACGATCTCTACGgagctcagcagcagcagcagcagcaatacCACCTGCatgcccagcagcaacaacaacagcaataCCAAGATAGTCGTCCTAGATCCAAGTCCATGGGTGAGCCTCGAGTGGATCCCCGAATGGACCCTAGATTTAACCCAGATCCCCGAATGTCATCTCCTCGAGGCGCACCACAGCTCCCACGAGTCTCTTCGGATGGACGGCCAGTTATATCTTATTCCAGAGCGCAGTACGACTACCGAGCTGCCATAGCTGAGGAGGTGTCGTTCCGAAAGGGCGAAGTGATGCTGGTACTGCGAATGCAGGACGATGGCTGGTGGGAAGTGGAGGTCTACGGACGAGGCCAGCGAACTGGTCTAGCTCCCAGCAACTTTTTGGCTGACATTTAG
- a CDS encoding uncharacterized protein (Compare to YALI0E29579g, similar to Saccharomyces cerevisiae PCM1 (YEL058W); ancestral locus Anc_6.11, similar to uniprot|P38628 Saccharomyces cerevisiae YEL058w PCM1 phosphoacetylglucosamine mutase singleton), with translation MSIDDFSKDHPKPDGINFGYGTAGFRMKATLLDSVAFRVGILAALRSQFKKGQTIGVMITASHNPPPDNGVKLVDPLGSMLEASWEVYAAELANAPDNQLQAKVDSLVSKLNIDTSVRAHVVIGRDSRESGPALVAALEDGLKAMNANYNNYGLLTTPQLHYITRAINTKGTPDAYGAPTEEGYYEKLANALKKAVPDLDEPLKCVVDCANGIGAPKLRALAAMLDGTLSVTIVNDQYKEPPMLNMDCGADYVKTNQRLPNGVTPEPYQLLASFDGDADRIVFSYVDDKKAFHLLDGDKIATLVGMYITELSKEADLDLSVGVVQTAYANGSSTKYIVDNLKVPVVCTPTGVKHLHHAAEAFDIGIYFEANGHGTVLFSPAAQIKLQTAPEDCGPVQRRAIDSLLALSDLINQTVGDAISDLLLVLVVLAINRWGPEEWDSAYKDLPNRLDKVVVKDRSLFKTTDAERRLTSPPGLQDKIDEVVKMFNQGRSFVRASGTEDAVRVYAEAASKAEADALSGRVSQFLHAFQ, from the coding sequence ATGTCCATTGACGATTTCTCCAAGGACCATCCCAAGCCTGACGGCATCAATTTCGGCTACGGAACCGCAGGCTTCCGAATGAAAGCCACTCTGCTCGACTCAGTGGCCTTTCGAGTCGGTATCCTCGCTGCCCTTCGATCTCAGTTCAAGAAGGGCCAGACCATTGGTGTCATGATCACCGCCTCCCACAATCCTCCCCCTGACAACGGAGTCAAGCTTGTTGATCCTCTTGGATCCATGCTCGAGGCATCATGGGAGGTATATGCCGCCGAGCTCGCCAATGCCCCTGATAACCAACTCCAGGCTAAGGTTGATTCTCTGGTATCGAAACTGAACATCGATACAAGCGTGAGAGCCCATGTGGTCATTGGACGAGACTCCCGAGAGTCTGGGCCCGCCCTCGTGGCAGCGCTCGAAGATGGTCTCAAAGCCATGAATGCGAACTACAACAACTACGGTCTGCTCACCACCCCCCAGCTCCACTACATTACCCGTGCAATCAACACCAAGGGCACTCCTGACGCCTACGGGGCCCCCACTGAGGAGGGCTACTACGAGAAGCTCGCCAACGCTCTCAAGAAAGCTGTTCCTGATCTTGATGAACCACTCAAGTGCGTTGTTGACTGTGCTAATGGAATTGGAGCTCCCAAGCTCCGTGCCCTGGCTGCCATGCTGGATGGAACTCTGTCTGTGACCATTGTCAACGACCAGTATAAAGAACCGCCCATGCTGAACATGGATTGTGGTGCTGACTACGTCAAGACTAACCAGCGTCTTCCCAACGGTGTTACCCCCGAGCCTTACCAACTGCTTGCTTCCTTCGACGGAGACGCCGACCGAATCGTCTTCTCCTACGTGGACGACAAGAAAGCTTTCCATCTGCTGGACGGAGACAAAATCGCCACTCTGGTTGGCATGTACATCACTGAGCTGTCCAAGGAAGCTGATCTCGATCTGTCTGTCGGAGTCGTCCAGACCGCCTACGCTAACGGTTCCTCCACAAAGTATATTGTTGACAACCTCAAGGTGCCTGTTGTTTGCACTCCCACCGGTGTCAAGCACCTGCATCACGCTGCTGAGGCCTTTGACATTGGTATCTACTTTGAGGCCAACGGTCACGGAACTGTACTCTTCtctcctgctgctcagaTCAAGCTTCAGACTGCTCCCGAGGACTGTGGACCCGTCCAGCGACGGGCCATCGACTCCCTTCTGGCTCTCTCTGATCTTATTAACCAGACTGTTGGCGATGCCATTTCcgacctgctgctggtatTGGTCGTCCTGGCTATCAACCGATGGGGTCCTGAAGAGTGGGACTCAGCGTACAAGGATCTGCCCAACCGTCTGGACAAGGTTGTTGTCAAGGATCGATCTCTCTTCAAGACTACGGATGCTGAGCGACGTCTGACTTCCCCTCCTGGCCTTCAAGACAAGATTGACGAAGTCGTCAAGATGTTCAACCAGGGCCGATCTTTTGTCAGAGCCAGTGGTACTGAGGATGCTGTCCGAGTCTACGCCGAGGCTGCTTCTAAGGCTGAGGCTGATGCTCTTTCTGGACGAGTTTCTCAGTTCCTGCACGCTTTCCAGTAG